Proteins from a single region of Apostichopus japonicus isolate 1M-3 chromosome 21, ASM3797524v1, whole genome shotgun sequence:
- the LOC139963155 gene encoding serine/threonine-protein kinase pim-2-like: protein MAMDDSSLLKSYKEVEDQNLKLEQDLRFCRCRGPMAGPNGQNDKKRKRTRKSTSTSSGGSTSYGSSGRPSNTSNSGGAVGYGGGNTGNGASTHNNGSRASGGRSSTGSTSSSSRQVSVPRDNMAMVKAEVRRSGYELLNDQLGRGGFGLAYNGRPLNNSGQEVAIKLTLCDDIYSCTNLPGQNDQIPVEAAALNALESVTSVVDLLGFGEVSLGWDDVFFFVMEKPMGCLSFDTYLRQHKPMLPFVAFSFLKQLVSMVLAIHQCGWLHGDLKPSNLLMCAQDQLKAIDCGLAKKVVNGKCIVTSAGGTKVWNMAPERRNAGSCDLVKSTVWSVGVMCYYMIFGRLPFSSLKKAQKKPLKLHCNIPIGAKTILQRLLDPDPNRRVVIEDLEQLIQTHAPLSNI, encoded by the exons ATGGCCATGGATGACAGCTCTTTGCTGAA GAGCTACAAGGAGGTTGAAGATCAAAATCTCAAACTTGAACAAGATCTTCGTTTCTGTCGTTGCCGAGGACCAATGGCCGGTCCTAACGGACAAAATgacaagaaaagaaag AGGACTCGTAAGAGTACGTCAACTAGCAGTGGAGGAAGCACCAGTTATGGTAGCAGCGGTAGGCCTAGTAATACTAGTAACAGCGGCGGTGCTGTTGGTTACGGAGGTGGGAATACTGGTAACGGTGCCAGTACTCACAATAATGGCAGTCGGGCTAGCGGTGGCAGAAGCAGTACCGGTTCCACTTCTAGTTCCAGTCGACAGGTGTCAGTACCACGTGACAACATGGCCATGGTCAAGGCAGAAGTGCGAAGATCCGGTTACGAGCTTCTTAATGATCAGCTTGGTAGAGGTGGTTTTGGTTTGGCCTACAACGGAAGACCTCTGAACAACTCCGGTCAG GAGGTTGCCATCAAGCTTACCTTATGCGATGATATTTATTCGTGCACCAATCTCCCAGGTCAGAATGATCAGATACCTGTAGAGGCAGCAGCTCTTAACGCACTGGAATCTGTGACCAGTGTTGTGGATCTTCTCGGCTTCGGTGAAGTCTCCCTGGGCTGGGATGATGTGTTCTTCTTTGTGATGGAGAAACCAATGGGATGCCTCTCGTTCGATACATATTTAAGGCAACACAAGCCCATGCTTCCGTTTGTGGCCTTCTCCTTCCTCAAACAGCTCGTATCGATGGTGTTGGCTATTCATCAATGTGGCTGGTTACATGGAGACCTGAAACCCAGTAACTTGTTGATGTGTGCTCAAGACCAGCTAAAAGCCATCGATTGTGGTCTAGCCAAGAAGGTCGTAAATGGTAAGTGTATCGTAACATCAGCTGGCGGTACAAAGGTATGGAACATGGCTCCCGAACGACGTAACGCTGGATCGTgcgacttggtcaagtctactGTCTGGTCTGTGGGTGTGATGTGTTATTACATGATCTTTGGACGGCTACCTTTCTCTTCTCTGAAGAAAGCACAAAAGAAGCCTCTAAAATTGCATTGCAACATCCCCATTGGAGCTAAAACTATTCTACAGCGTTTATTGGATCCCGATCCGAACAGACGAGTAGTTATTGAGGATTTAGAGCAGCTGATCCAGACACACGCTCCTCTTAGTAACATCTGA
- the LOC139962596 gene encoding histamine H4 receptor-like, with the protein MSEFSSNDFSYHNFTNDTTTNHNWVLEDGTDGFMILPMFLFFILFIATLITVTGNSLVIGAFINDVRIREKPSNLYILNLSVSDLIVGVFVMPIYLIDKVLPIHTLFPQWDEFCVWWQLLTLFGLLCSFHSIIIITYDRYKLVRDPFSYVTHQTYQTAFKFLTGSWVFSLLVIIGYFLFLLLQPNEAHKHEAHNACGVLHPKFFEHFILRYGTVIEPVVLSSTLIGLNIAIVVHLYRRSKELAAYNTDEATSNPVETSLQQQEMMGDRSSKSENKAELVSRKEDTFANKDEGFLESTKHIGPRKLKFGKNDCIKHLKKSRKAIHKLFILVSVYKICFFPWFIVTILEAFSFEVNFTIIEIANIFMWLNSMVNPFLYASTNIRLRRGMRNLLRG; encoded by the coding sequence ATGTCAGAATTTTCTTCCAACGATTTTAGTTACCACAATTTTACAAATGACACCACGACGAATCATAACTGGGTTTTAGAAGATGGAACCGACGGTTTCATGATATTACCAATGTTTCTCTTCTTCATTTTGTTCATCGCTACGCTGATTACTGTAACTGGTAACTCACTGGTCATTGGTGCTTTCATAAACGACGTAAGGATAAGAGAGAAGCCATCTAATTTATACATTCTAAATTTATCGGTTTCCGATTTGATTGTCGGAGTATTTGTCATGCCTATTTATCTCATCGATAAGGTGCTCCCGATTCATACTTTATTTCCACAATGGGATGAATTCTGTGTTTGGTGGCAGCTGTTAACATTATTTGGACTGCTTTGTTCTTTCCACTCCATTATTATAATAACTTACGACCGATACAAACTGGTCCGCGATCCTTTTTCTTACGTAACACACCAAACTTATCAAACAGCATTCAAATTTTTGACGGGTAGTTGGGTTTTCAGTTTACTGGTTATCATCGGATACTTTCTCTTTCTATTGCTACAACCTAATGAAGCCCATAAACATGAAGCCCATAACGCATGCGGTGTCTTGCATCCAAAATTTTTCGAGCACTTTATTTTGAGGTACGGAACGGTTATAGAGCCTGTTGTTCTTAGTTCTACTTTGATCGGCTTAAATATCGCTATTGTTGTACATCTTTACCGACGCTCAAAGGAACTTGCAGCTTACAATACCGACGAAGCCACGAGCAATCCGGTCGAAACCTCACTGCAACAGCAGGAAATGATGGGAGATAGGTCAAGTAAATCGGAAAACAAGGCTGAACTTGTTTCAAGAAAAGAGGACACTTTTGCCAACAAGGATGAAGGCTTTTTGGAATCGACGAAACACATCGGTCCGCGAAAactaaaatttggcaaaaacgATTGTATCAAGCATTTGAAGAAAAGTCGGAAAGCTATCCACAAATTATTCATTTTGGTATCTGTTTACAAGATATGTTTTTTCCCTTGGTTTATTGTCACCATCCTTGAAGCTTTTAGTTTTGAAGTCAACTTTACTATAATCGAGATTGCTAACATTTTCATGTGGTTAAACTCGATGGTAAACCCATTCTTGTATGCAAGTACCAATATTCGTCTGCGAAGAGGAATGCGAAATCTTCTCAGAGGATAA